The Candidatus Neomarinimicrobiota bacterium genome has a segment encoding these proteins:
- a CDS encoding type IV pilus twitching motility protein PilT, with product MQLDIIDLLQFIRQSGASDLHLHPFSRPIVRVDGEIRKTDLPPMLPEDLHILIYGIMTEYQRKQFEEDWELDFAAEFKGIGRFRINVFKSIHGDSAVLRSINEKVFSFEDLGLPEILKDMAHQDKGLFLVTGPTGSGKSTTLNTLVDYINRTRKKHIITIEDPVEFTHTSQESLITQREVGTTTHGFSQALRSALREDPDIIVVGEMRDPETTALAVTAAETGHLVFGTLHTVNTTKTLDRIIDQFPANQQSQIRVMISDTIVTIVSQMLLKKKGGGRVAAFEVLTGTPAVGNLIREAKTFQLRSILQMGASAGMQTLEQSLANLVNSNLVDLEEATQVAAFPEDLVKLVKD from the coding sequence ATGCAACTCGATATAATTGATCTACTCCAATTTATCAGGCAAAGTGGTGCCTCAGATTTGCACTTACATCCCTTTTCCAGACCCATCGTTCGAGTTGATGGCGAGATCCGCAAAACTGACCTGCCCCCTATGTTGCCTGAAGATCTGCATATCCTCATTTATGGTATCATGACAGAATATCAGCGCAAACAATTTGAAGAAGACTGGGAATTGGATTTTGCTGCAGAATTCAAGGGGATCGGCCGCTTCCGGATAAACGTATTTAAAAGTATTCACGGAGATTCAGCAGTTTTAAGGTCGATCAATGAAAAGGTGTTTTCATTCGAGGATCTGGGTCTCCCTGAAATATTAAAGGATATGGCTCATCAGGACAAGGGTCTGTTTCTGGTGACCGGTCCTACCGGTAGTGGCAAATCAACCACACTTAATACTTTGGTTGATTATATCAACCGTACGCGCAAAAAACATATCATTACCATAGAAGATCCGGTGGAATTCACTCACACCAGCCAGGAATCACTGATCACCCAACGTGAGGTTGGCACCACAACACATGGGTTTTCCCAGGCGCTCCGCAGTGCCTTGCGCGAAGATCCTGATATTATCGTTGTCGGTGAAATGCGTGACCCTGAAACCACAGCCCTGGCAGTTACCGCCGCTGAAACCGGCCATCTTGTATTTGGTACTCTGCACACTGTCAACACGACTAAAACACTGGATCGGATCATTGATCAATTTCCGGCAAATCAGCAGAGTCAGATCAGAGTGATGATCAGTGACACCATCGTGACCATCGTGTCTCAAATGCTCCTGAAAAAGAAAGGCGGCGGCAGAGTAGCTGCTTTTGAGGTACTGACGGGCACGCCTGCTGTTGGTAATTTGATCCGCGAGGCCAAAACCTTTCAACTGCGCTCTATTTTACAGATGGGAGCTTCAGCTGGTATGCAAACTCTGGAACAATCTCTGGCCAATCTGGTCAATAGCAATCTCGTGGATTTGGAAGAAGCCACGCAGGTCGCAGCATTCCCGGAGGATCTGGTGAAGCTGGTGAAGGACTAA
- a CDS encoding PilT/PilU family type 4a pilus ATPase, with protein MYTMQDLLTVMVEAEASDLYVSVGAFPMVKISGEVYPIEKEQLSAENITNLKQEMLNEEQLTTYHAQKELDYTLSLAGVGRFRVNFFRQRGTDSFVVRQIVSTIQTLDELKLPPILSEIALKNRGLILVVGATGSGKSTTLAAMIDYRNTNKTGHILTLEDPIEFLHTHKKSVVNQREIGHDTDSFSKALRSALREAPSALLIGEIRDREAMESALSFSETGHLVFSTLHATNASQTIDRILSFYDSSEQDLAQTQLSQNLLAIVAQRLVPMENGKLTAALEIMISTARLRDLIQKGSIDLISQAISSGTSEHMQLFDQALYKLYKEKKISEFAAIDSADHPTDLKLMISSLEQRQSSLEINLLEDEPVS; from the coding sequence ATGTATACAATGCAGGATTTGCTAACCGTTATGGTGGAGGCAGAGGCTTCGGATCTGTATGTTTCTGTTGGTGCTTTCCCCATGGTCAAGATATCTGGCGAAGTCTATCCCATTGAGAAGGAACAACTGTCAGCAGAGAATATCACTAATTTGAAACAGGAAATGCTGAACGAGGAACAACTCACAACGTATCATGCTCAAAAAGAATTGGATTATACCTTGAGTCTTGCGGGAGTAGGGCGTTTTCGGGTCAATTTCTTTCGACAACGAGGTACCGATAGTTTTGTTGTTCGTCAGATCGTTTCCACTATTCAGACCCTGGATGAGCTGAAGTTGCCACCTATCTTGAGTGAAATTGCCCTGAAGAATCGTGGACTGATCCTGGTGGTCGGGGCAACAGGATCTGGAAAATCGACTACTCTGGCAGCCATGATCGATTATCGCAATACCAATAAAACAGGTCATATTCTTACGCTTGAAGATCCTATTGAATTTCTCCATACCCATAAAAAGAGCGTTGTGAACCAACGTGAGATAGGGCACGATACGGATTCTTTCAGCAAAGCGTTGAGATCAGCCCTGCGGGAAGCGCCTTCTGCTCTGCTTATTGGTGAGATTCGGGACCGGGAAGCGATGGAGTCAGCCCTGTCCTTTTCTGAAACCGGTCATTTGGTGTTCAGTACACTGCATGCCACAAATGCATCACAAACGATCGACAGGATCCTCAGTTTCTATGATAGCTCTGAACAGGATCTGGCTCAGACCCAATTAAGTCAGAATTTATTGGCAATCGTTGCTCAGCGTTTGGTGCCAATGGAAAATGGGAAATTAACCGCGGCCCTGGAGATTATGATCTCAACAGCCAGGCTGCGTGATCTGATCCAAAAAGGTAGTATTGATTTGATCTCTCAAGCGATCAGTTCTGGAACCTCGGAGCATATGCAGCTGTTTGATCAGGCACTCTATAAACTATATAAAGAAAAGAAGATCAGCGAATTTGCCGCAATCGATTCTGCTGATCATCCCACAGATTTAAAACTAATGATCTCATCCCTGGAGCAGAGACAAAGTAGTCTTGAAATTAATCTCCTGGAAGATGAGCCAGTATCGTAA
- a CDS encoding response regulator, with the protein MVGKRILIVDDERFFIEPVKRLLESLNYEVFEAYDGISGLSKAREVQPDLIMLDLMLPGMNGYQVCRLLKFDEQFRDIPVIIVSAKDSDRDREVGTQSGAELYLVKPLDYQTFPAELEALL; encoded by the coding sequence ATGGTAGGAAAACGAATTCTTATTGTTGATGATGAAAGATTTTTTATTGAACCGGTTAAGCGCTTGTTGGAAAGCCTCAATTATGAAGTGTTTGAAGCATACGACGGGATATCAGGTTTATCGAAAGCCCGGGAGGTCCAACCCGATCTGATCATGCTTGATCTGATGCTTCCAGGAATGAACGGTTACCAGGTGTGTCGTTTATTGAAATTTGATGAACAGTTCAGAGATATTCCGGTTATCATCGTTTCAGCAAAAGATAGTGATCGGGACCGCGAAGTGGGGACTCAGAGTGGTGCTGAACTATATCTGGTTAAGCCTTTGGATTATCAGACCTTCCCTGCAGAATTGGAAGCTTTACTCTAA